Proteins from a single region of Desulfovibrio sp. UCD-KL4C:
- a CDS encoding DUF2190 family protein: MAGNHIQVGKIMTWTNSTGADVLSGSAVVVGALVGVALIDIPDGATGELATEEVWELPKTAAAIGQGVQVYLTPGKSITATEGGNIKAGVAFVSAAAEDATVRVKLNA; encoded by the coding sequence ATGGCAGGTAATCACATTCAGGTTGGTAAAATCATGACGTGGACAAACTCAACCGGAGCAGATGTTCTGTCCGGTTCAGCCGTCGTTGTGGGCGCTCTGGTGGGCGTGGCTCTGATTGATATTCCCGATGGAGCAACAGGTGAACTTGCAACCGAGGAAGTTTGGGAACTTCCCAAAACTGCGGCGGCAATTGGGCAGGGCGTACAGGTCTATTTAACACCGGGAAAGAGCATCACAGCAACAGAAGGTGGAAATATTAAAGCGGGCGTAGCCTTTGTTTCTGCTGCGGCTGAAGATGCAACCGTAAGAGTAAAGCTTAACGCTTAA